The Hyphomonas sediminis genome contains a region encoding:
- a CDS encoding RNA pyrophosphohydrolase yields the protein MTQNKLDPNLYRANVGLAMFSKAGHVFIGRRINGRGPFQWQMPQGGVDAGEDAMTGALRELEEEIGVPAKLVDVLEETSDWLYYDFPPDLKRRMNGPYLGQRQKWFAFRFKGSDSDVRLDRHTPEFDAWRWARLDETPDLIVPFKKPVYMEVAQCFQRWTEPVLPGRVPQG from the coding sequence GTGACCCAGAACAAACTCGATCCGAATCTTTATCGCGCCAATGTTGGCCTCGCCATGTTTTCCAAGGCGGGCCATGTCTTCATCGGCAGGCGCATCAATGGGCGTGGCCCATTCCAGTGGCAGATGCCGCAAGGGGGCGTCGACGCAGGCGAAGATGCGATGACCGGCGCCCTGCGCGAGCTGGAAGAAGAAATCGGCGTCCCCGCCAAGCTTGTTGATGTGCTCGAAGAGACCAGCGACTGGCTCTACTATGATTTTCCGCCAGATCTGAAGCGCCGCATGAACGGGCCTTATCTGGGACAGCGCCAGAAATGGTTCGCTTTCCGGTTCAAGGGCTCTGACAGCGACGTGCGGCTGGACCGGCATACGCCGGAGTTCGACGCCTGGCGCTGGGCGCGTCTGGATGAGACGCCCGACCTGATCGTGCCGTTCAAGAAGCCGGTTTACATGGAAGTCGCGCAATGCTTCCAGCGCTGGACCGAGCCAGTTTTGCCGGGGCGTGTCCCGCAAGGATAA
- a CDS encoding PepSY domain-containing protein — protein MKTLTIASLALLATAVAIPVATAQIDDSAVLRGPAAPVYKVSKDEAVAIARTQGLVKLHEAERDDGRWELEGCDAQSREIEIDVDARTGDIVKIEIDDDRWDADCR, from the coding sequence ATGAAAACCCTGACGATTGCCTCTCTCGCCCTCCTCGCTACGGCAGTTGCCATCCCGGTCGCCACCGCGCAGATCGACGACAGCGCGGTCCTGCGTGGCCCTGCAGCGCCGGTTTACAAGGTGTCCAAGGATGAAGCCGTCGCGATTGCCCGCACGCAGGGCCTCGTAAAGCTGCACGAAGCCGAGCGGGATGATGGCCGCTGGGAACTGGAAGGCTGCGACGCGCAATCCCGTGAAATCGAGATCGATGTGGATGCACGCACCGGCGACATCGTGAAGATCGAGATCGACGATGATCGCTGGGATGCTGACTGCCGTTGA
- a CDS encoding S41 family peptidase encodes MRSLLTGTALGGVLGALAVGFAAMAWPQGQDQKPPEDPRVATYQQIELFAEIFARAQRDYVVPIDEREAMEAAINGMLTSLDPHSSYMNPEDFRSLQVQTSGEYGGLGIEVTMEDGFVKVISPIDDTPAQRAGIQPGDYITEIDGKPIIGQTLNDAVKEMRGEKGTEIEITILREGVDPFQVTLMRDTVQQKSVTWKKEPDNIAYIRVSTFNERTGLLLEEAIQGISRDIGSRPAGIVLDLRNNGGGLLDEAVKVSDYFLSGGEVVSTQGRRPIDVERRNADKAEVFKGVPMIVLINGGSASASEIVAGALQDRGRALVVGTTSFGKGSVQSVIPLGADRGAIRLTTARYYTPAGRSIQALGIEPDVMITPVRLTEEELEKIRRFSEADLPHALANESGAERAKMRMPDEQPPEDYEGEDFQLERAMQLLREGQASSSRLAMKADKAG; translated from the coding sequence ATGCGTTCATTGCTTACCGGAACAGCCTTGGGTGGAGTTCTGGGGGCGTTGGCGGTTGGCTTTGCAGCGATGGCCTGGCCGCAGGGGCAGGACCAGAAGCCGCCGGAAGATCCGCGCGTTGCCACTTATCAGCAGATTGAACTCTTCGCGGAGATCTTTGCCCGCGCACAGCGCGATTACGTGGTTCCCATTGATGAACGCGAAGCGATGGAGGCTGCCATCAACGGTATGCTGACCTCGCTCGATCCTCATTCCAGCTACATGAACCCTGAGGACTTCCGGTCCCTTCAGGTGCAGACTTCCGGTGAATATGGCGGCCTTGGCATTGAGGTGACAATGGAAGATGGCTTTGTGAAAGTCATCTCTCCCATCGATGATACGCCTGCTCAGCGCGCCGGCATTCAGCCTGGCGACTACATCACTGAAATCGATGGCAAACCGATCATCGGCCAGACGCTCAACGACGCCGTGAAGGAAATGCGCGGCGAAAAGGGCACCGAGATCGAAATCACCATTCTCCGCGAAGGGGTTGATCCCTTCCAGGTGACGCTGATGCGCGACACGGTTCAGCAGAAATCGGTCACCTGGAAAAAAGAGCCCGACAATATCGCCTATATCCGCGTGTCTACCTTCAATGAGCGCACCGGACTGCTTCTGGAAGAAGCCATCCAGGGTATCAGCCGCGACATTGGTTCGCGCCCGGCTGGCATCGTGCTGGACCTGCGCAACAATGGCGGTGGCCTGCTCGATGAGGCTGTGAAAGTCTCCGATTATTTCCTCTCCGGCGGCGAGGTCGTCTCCACGCAGGGGCGCCGCCCGATCGACGTTGAGCGCCGCAATGCGGACAAGGCAGAAGTGTTCAAGGGCGTGCCGATGATCGTGCTGATCAATGGCGGTTCGGCTTCAGCGTCCGAAATTGTTGCCGGCGCGTTGCAGGATCGTGGCCGCGCACTCGTTGTCGGTACCACCAGTTTCGGCAAGGGGTCGGTCCAGTCGGTCATTCCGCTGGGGGCAGATCGCGGCGCTATCCGCCTGACCACGGCGCGGTATTACACCCCGGCTGGCCGTTCCATCCAGGCGCTTGGCATCGAGCCGGATGTGATGATCACGCCGGTTCGCCTGACCGAGGAAGAGCTGGAGAAAATCCGCCGTTTCTCCGAAGCCGACTTGCCGCATGCGCTGGCGAACGAATCAGGTGCAGAGCGTGCCAAGATGCGGATGCCGGATGAACAGCCGCCTGAAGATTATGAAGGCGAGGACTTCCAGCTGGAGCGCGCCATGCAGCTTTTGCGGGAGGGGCAGGCGTCCTCATCCCGCCTCGCGATGAAAGCTGATAAGGCTGGTTAA
- a CDS encoding murein hydrolase activator EnvC family protein — protein sequence MRFFRPFVLSMLALALTAAGPDTFTRQDLEALEKEKTAAEKKLEQLQSSGRETVRDLETLDQDLLAAAAEALRREEQAVTAERSLIDLSLKREEASAQLLENEGAYEDLIAALAAANRRRPPALVVSPGQSGTAIRRALLMQATLPELNARAERISGEIAALNKLEDQIRTEQARLDAAEATIALKKEEIERLAATKRSQYEGLAGDVASLKARADKLGKEAATLRELLAALESDAPSAPGAKPKQRPQLAVLKPAPKSTKPSKSTPQKTVSKPLGKSALGGLIQPVSGSVTNRFGDKLPGGSTAEWIGFETRSEAQVVAPVSGTVEYARPFRSYGSMLILRTSDGYNVILTGMSKIYVSEGQSVTAGEPVGLMPDRTDPPPELTLELRLGDRVLNPAEWMARGG from the coding sequence ATGCGATTTTTCCGCCCGTTTGTCCTCTCAATGCTGGCACTCGCGCTGACGGCGGCGGGCCCGGATACCTTTACCCGGCAGGACCTTGAGGCGCTGGAAAAGGAAAAAACCGCAGCCGAAAAAAAACTCGAGCAACTTCAATCCTCTGGCCGCGAGACAGTCCGCGATCTGGAAACCCTCGATCAGGACCTGCTGGCCGCCGCCGCCGAAGCCCTCCGGCGCGAGGAACAGGCCGTGACTGCAGAACGCTCCCTCATCGATCTTTCTCTGAAAAGGGAGGAGGCGTCAGCCCAACTCCTTGAAAATGAAGGAGCTTATGAGGACCTGATCGCCGCGCTGGCCGCGGCCAACCGGCGCCGTCCGCCCGCACTTGTCGTCTCACCCGGCCAGTCCGGCACCGCCATCCGGCGTGCCTTGCTTATGCAGGCAACGCTGCCTGAGCTGAACGCGCGCGCCGAACGGATTTCAGGCGAGATCGCGGCCCTCAACAAGCTGGAAGATCAGATCCGGACCGAGCAGGCACGGCTCGACGCTGCTGAGGCCACTATTGCCTTGAAAAAAGAGGAAATTGAACGCCTCGCCGCTACCAAGCGCAGCCAGTATGAGGGCCTCGCGGGTGACGTTGCGAGCCTCAAGGCGCGCGCCGACAAGCTCGGCAAGGAAGCCGCCACCTTACGCGAGTTGCTGGCCGCGCTCGAATCGGATGCGCCGTCCGCGCCGGGTGCCAAGCCGAAGCAGCGTCCCCAACTCGCCGTTCTGAAACCTGCGCCCAAATCGACCAAACCCAGCAAGAGCACGCCGCAAAAAACTGTTTCAAAACCGCTGGGTAAGTCAGCGCTTGGTGGGCTTATCCAGCCGGTATCAGGTTCGGTTACCAATCGTTTTGGTGACAAGCTGCCCGGCGGCAGTACAGCTGAATGGATCGGTTTTGAAACGCGCTCGGAAGCGCAGGTGGTCGCGCCTGTATCCGGCACCGTTGAATATGCCCGTCCCTTCCGCAGCTATGGGTCCATGCTGATTTTGCGCACAAGTGACGGATATAATGTTATTCTGACAGGGATGAGCAAGATCTACGTGTCGGAAGGCCAGTCCGTGACGGCTGGAGAGCCGGTGGGGTTGATGCCGGACCGCACCGACCCGCCGCCTGAACTTACTCTGGAATTAAGGCTTGGCGACCGGGTGCTTAATCCTGCAGAGTGGATGGCACGAGGCGGCTGA
- a CDS encoding alpha/beta hydrolase encodes MGHLLMIHGIGCDGSAWDRMKPMFEAAGWTCHAPSLFPDRRVKENPPANLSELGLADYIDAMSAEARRITAETGARPAVIGHSMGGLISQVLAERGDVSRAVFLTPAQTKDCAALGLPVVWTFFNVLLSQDRKKAQKVWKRGFSYGVLNCVPKARHDEIYAGALYDSGRVYGDIADGIEIDEAQVKIPTLTIAATQDRATLAKAVRKVAAKYARSPVPGDFIEYPDHAHWIVDEPGTEKVAADITAWLAR; translated from the coding sequence ATGGGACATCTTCTGATGATCCACGGGATCGGCTGCGACGGATCTGCCTGGGACCGTATGAAGCCGATGTTCGAAGCGGCAGGCTGGACCTGCCATGCGCCGAGCCTGTTTCCGGACCGGCGCGTAAAGGAGAACCCGCCCGCCAATCTTTCAGAACTTGGGCTTGCTGACTACATCGATGCGATGAGCGCCGAGGCCCGGCGGATCACAGCGGAAACCGGCGCCCGGCCTGCCGTGATCGGACATTCCATGGGCGGCCTCATTTCGCAGGTTCTGGCCGAGCGCGGCGATGTTTCACGCGCCGTGTTCCTGACGCCTGCGCAGACGAAGGATTGCGCCGCGCTGGGTCTGCCGGTGGTGTGGACGTTCTTCAACGTCCTCCTCTCGCAAGACCGCAAGAAGGCGCAAAAGGTCTGGAAGCGCGGTTTCAGCTACGGCGTGCTCAACTGTGTGCCCAAGGCCCGCCATGACGAGATCTATGCTGGCGCGCTCTACGATTCTGGTCGTGTCTATGGCGATATTGCCGATGGCATCGAGATCGATGAGGCGCAGGTCAAGATCCCTACGCTGACGATTGCTGCGACGCAGGACCGCGCAACGCTTGCCAAGGCTGTGCGCAAGGTTGCCGCCAAATATGCCCGCAGTCCCGTGCCGGGTGACTTCATCGAGTATCCAGACCACGCTCACTGGATTGTGGATGAACCGGGAACAGAAAAGGTCGCCGCCGACATCACGGCATGGCTCGCCCGGTAG
- a CDS encoding divergent polysaccharide deacetylase family protein: protein MGHRHSEPSPIKTGLLHAGMSLGVFGGLAVALGTGIHITSDPAAAGPRHTIALFGGAAPDADEHPAQLAAIYAADYEEDYAATDYAQSSDQAFTYTELDGDGMRIDITGGQGGPAVAPAAGIRINGRLVQPGQSFGEVSSGTSEAAPATLNAAAKPASKAPADVYARPFSNPEGRPMVALVIGGLGINSTQTKLAIDSLPADVTLSFAPDASRLDYWVKTARADGHEVLIEVPMEAYEYGRLRMHPDTLTAAADKKANLAKLNQVLSRASGYFGVINYQGAKFASEAGPVEPVFDVLANRGLAFIDDGSVQKTSFGKVADTKGVRFARAAGPIDTRQSPQDIAAELMELETIAREHGGAIGAGFAFPVTLEAASLWIDTLDEKGLVLAPVSALVPKTAAPAPEMAQRLELRTGSPAKAGLKTGG from the coding sequence ATGGGTCACCGGCATTCCGAGCCGTCGCCGATCAAGACCGGCCTTTTGCATGCTGGCATGAGCCTTGGCGTTTTTGGCGGTCTCGCCGTTGCCCTCGGAACCGGTATCCATATCACGTCAGATCCGGCCGCCGCTGGCCCGCGCCATACGATCGCTCTGTTCGGCGGCGCCGCACCCGACGCGGACGAGCACCCCGCCCAACTCGCCGCGATCTACGCGGCGGACTATGAAGAAGATTACGCGGCGACGGACTATGCCCAATCCAGCGATCAGGCCTTCACCTATACCGAGCTTGACGGTGATGGCATGCGCATCGACATCACCGGCGGGCAGGGCGGCCCGGCAGTTGCGCCTGCGGCCGGTATCCGCATCAATGGCCGCCTTGTTCAGCCAGGCCAGTCTTTCGGCGAAGTCAGCTCCGGCACTTCGGAGGCTGCGCCCGCGACCCTGAACGCTGCGGCCAAGCCTGCCAGCAAGGCGCCAGCCGATGTCTATGCCCGGCCGTTTTCCAATCCTGAAGGCCGCCCCATGGTGGCGCTGGTGATCGGCGGCCTCGGCATTAACTCTACGCAGACAAAGCTCGCCATCGACAGCCTCCCGGCGGACGTGACCTTGTCGTTTGCGCCCGATGCCAGCCGTCTCGACTACTGGGTCAAGACTGCGCGCGCCGATGGACATGAAGTGCTGATCGAAGTGCCGATGGAGGCCTACGAATACGGCCGCCTTCGGATGCACCCCGACACACTGACAGCCGCTGCCGACAAGAAAGCAAACCTGGCCAAGCTGAACCAGGTTCTGAGCCGTGCCAGCGGCTATTTCGGCGTCATCAACTATCAGGGCGCCAAGTTCGCGTCTGAGGCTGGCCCGGTTGAACCGGTGTTCGATGTGCTCGCCAATCGCGGCCTCGCCTTTATCGATGATGGCTCGGTGCAGAAGACGTCCTTCGGCAAGGTTGCTGACACCAAGGGCGTGCGCTTTGCCCGCGCTGCCGGGCCGATTGACACCCGGCAATCGCCTCAGGACATCGCCGCCGAGCTGATGGAACTCGAAACCATCGCCCGTGAACATGGCGGCGCCATCGGCGCGGGCTTTGCCTTCCCGGTGACCCTCGAAGCAGCGTCGCTCTGGATCGACACGCTGGATGAAAAGGGCCTCGTGCTGGCCCCGGTCTCTGCGCTGGTGCCAAAGACTGCCGCGCCCGCGCCCGAGATGGCGCAACGTCTCGAGCTTCGCACTGGAAGCCCCGCCAAGGCTGGTCTAAAAACCGGCGGGTGA